A region from the Brassica napus cultivar Da-Ae chromosome C8, Da-Ae, whole genome shotgun sequence genome encodes:
- the LOC106412602 gene encoding uncharacterized protein LOC106412602: MHFGPTELLGKIKEILEKTLGTSRKDWSRKLDNALWAYRTAYKTPLGTTPFHILYGKSCHLPVELEHKAAWAIKLLNFDIKPAAEERLMQLNELDEIRHLAYENSKIYKEKTKAYHDKKIISRHFKPNDQVLLYNSRLTLFPEKLRSRWSGPFTVVDVKHYGAITLINDKGEEFTVNGQRVKHYWAKPPISRPLNLGLLPDN; this comes from the coding sequence ATGCACTTTGGGCCTACCGAACTTCTAGGAAAGATCAAagaaatcttagaaaagaccTTAGGAACTTCTAGGAAAGATTGGTCTAGAAAACTGGACAATGCACTTTGGGCCTACCGAACTGCATACAAAACCCCACTAGGAACAACCCCATTTCACATACTCTATGGAAAATCCTGTCACTTACCGGTTGAGCTAGAACATAAGGCAGCATgggctataaaattattaaatttcgacatcaaaccagCTGCCGAAGAGAGACTAATGCAGCTTAACGAGCTGGATGAAATAAGACACTTAGCCTATGAGAATTCAAAGATCTATAAAGAGAAAACGAAAGCATATCATGATAAAAAGATCATCTCCAGGCACTTCAAACCAAATGATCAAGTGCTGTTATATAACTCTCGGCTTACGCTGTTTCCCGAAAAACTCCGATCTCGTTGGTCAGGTCCTTTCACTGTTGTGGATGTCAAACATTATGGAGCCATCACACTTATAAACGATAAAGGAGAAGAATTTACAGTGAATGGTCAACGAGTGAAACACTACTGGGCTAAACCGCCAATTAGCAGGCCTTTAAACTTAGGCCTTCTTCCTGATAATTAG